In a single window of the Methanolobus psychrophilus R15 genome:
- a CDS encoding cobalamin synthesis protein, P47K has product MDAIVIGGFLGSGKTTTVINVGKSLAERGHSVAIIVNEVGEVGIDGDIISKYGLDTKEITNGCICCTLKLNMKTTLTELRNSYNPDFIIVEPSGIAFPNVIKQNLELMNFGESIKVAPLVTLIDGSRFKDIMKSVKNYAVRQIEDAEILVINKVDLIDPIRVPILEESVQQLNRKAKVLKMSSREEDEGFYEMMKLIAPLVIIRDAPDHTHAEATVTPANSFSSEIALPVLNSPGGHTHYDSRSSGLASYANDYRILEEDIGSEKARSIAMDIAAAVKSAIMQKSPEFVGHIKMFLESPRETVKISITSYAEDPVLDIIRTASGNAPRFKILTAVSGMEEDGLIKLVDESVKTVFSRNNMLSQRLHEPHDHGHDHDNHDHHDHDENPDHHQKHHHKLPREQEVLDDIYDHDLVNSDSEGTCHL; this is encoded by the coding sequence ATGGATGCGATTGTGATTGGTGGCTTCTTAGGTAGCGGAAAGACAACGACTGTGATCAATGTAGGTAAATCTCTGGCTGAGAGAGGTCATAGTGTAGCGATAATAGTTAACGAGGTAGGCGAGGTTGGAATTGATGGCGATATCATCTCCAAATATGGGCTGGATACCAAGGAGATAACTAACGGCTGTATCTGCTGCACGCTCAAGCTTAATATGAAAACCACGCTGACCGAACTTCGTAACTCGTATAATCCCGATTTCATTATAGTGGAGCCTTCAGGAATCGCTTTTCCAAATGTAATAAAACAGAATCTTGAACTGATGAACTTCGGAGAATCTATAAAAGTGGCTCCTCTTGTAACTCTTATAGACGGAAGTCGTTTCAAGGATATAATGAAGTCCGTAAAGAACTATGCTGTAAGGCAGATAGAAGATGCAGAGATCCTTGTGATCAATAAAGTGGACCTGATAGACCCTATCCGTGTCCCTATACTTGAAGAATCAGTGCAGCAGTTAAATCGCAAGGCTAAAGTCCTGAAAATGTCCTCGAGAGAGGAGGATGAAGGTTTCTATGAGATGATGAAGCTGATAGCTCCTTTAGTAATAATTAGGGACGCGCCTGATCACACTCATGCAGAAGCTACTGTAACTCCTGCAAATTCATTTTCATCTGAAATTGCACTTCCTGTGTTAAACTCCCCGGGAGGGCACACCCACTACGACAGCCGCTCTTCAGGGCTCGCATCCTATGCCAACGATTACAGGATACTGGAAGAGGATATTGGAAGCGAAAAAGCAAGATCAATAGCAATGGACATTGCAGCGGCAGTAAAATCTGCAATAATGCAGAAGAGTCCGGAGTTTGTAGGTCACATTAAGATGTTCCTGGAGTCTCCTCGCGAGACTGTAAAGATAAGTATAACTTCCTATGCCGAGGATCCTGTGCTTGATATTATAAGGACGGCATCAGGAAATGCCCCTCGTTTCAAGATATTGACTGCAGTATCGGGTATGGAGGAAGACGGGCTCATCAAGCTGGTCGATGAGAGCGTCAAGACTGTTTTTAGCAGAAACAACATGCTCTCCCAACGGTTGCATGAGCCCCACGATCATGGTCACGACCATGATAACCACGACCACCATGACCACGATGAAAATCCTGATCACCATCAGAAACATCATCATAAACTTCCTCGGGAGCAGGAAGTGCTGGATGACATCTATGATCACGATCTGGTAAATTCCGATAGTGAAGGTACTTGCCATCTGTAA
- a CDS encoding Sirohydrochlorin cobaltochelatase: protein MTEKMGILTIGHGSRLPYNNQVVSEIADMIAKKHPEYIVKSGFMEMSTPSVEEALLSFAGTGVTKIAAVPVFLASGVHITKDIPEILKLDPETKQGKVKLDGKDVTIVYGKPLGSDELIAELIFKRAQEVL from the coding sequence ATGACTGAAAAGATGGGAATCCTAACAATAGGCCATGGCAGCAGGCTGCCCTACAACAACCAGGTAGTTTCTGAGATCGCTGACATGATAGCAAAAAAGCATCCTGAATATATTGTCAAGTCAGGTTTTATGGAAATGAGCACACCTTCCGTCGAAGAGGCCTTATTGTCCTTTGCAGGTACCGGCGTGACAAAAATAGCTGCAGTCCCGGTGTTCCTTGCATCCGGCGTGCACATAACCAAGGATATCCCGGAGATCCTTAAACTGGACCCTGAAACCAAGCAGGGAAAAGTCAAACTCGATGGAAAGGATGTAACAATAGTATACGGAAAGCCCCTTGGAAGTGACGAACTAATCGCAGAGCTCATCTTCAAGAGAGCACAGGAAGTCCTTTAA
- a CDS encoding formate dehydrogenase family accessory protein FdhD, producing MNRETKVFQKDEENVSSLLYIPMKCLEITDKRKQYLDVDVIVEERFDLFVNKVHITTFFASPQELKELALGFLVCEGFIRPGTNTGPIRVTSDSIFCEVDIDTEELAALTHQQRCGTTSYRKNTTFHIVSDIRFSKDAILDAVEQLKEKGKAWHRTGGAHTSMVCNSHGEVLFFCEDVGRACSVDKVVGKALLSGADLSQCVLVTTGRLASTMVSKAINAGFPLVASKGATVREAVELAKEAGITLVAFVRRPNMYVYSSEQRIVIE from the coding sequence ATGAACAGGGAGACAAAGGTCTTCCAAAAGGATGAGGAAAATGTTTCCTCTCTCCTTTATATCCCCATGAAGTGCCTGGAGATCACTGACAAACGCAAGCAATACTTAGATGTGGACGTAATTGTTGAGGAAAGGTTCGACCTTTTCGTTAACAAAGTCCACATAACTACTTTTTTTGCAAGCCCACAGGAGCTTAAAGAGCTTGCTCTGGGATTTCTGGTCTGTGAAGGATTCATCAGACCCGGTACAAACACAGGACCCATAAGAGTAACATCAGACTCCATCTTCTGTGAGGTAGATATCGATACAGAAGAACTTGCAGCACTGACACATCAACAGAGATGCGGAACCACTTCCTATCGCAAAAACACTACCTTCCATATTGTCTCTGATATACGTTTTAGTAAAGACGCCATCCTGGATGCCGTGGAACAGCTCAAGGAAAAAGGAAAGGCCTGGCACAGGACCGGGGGAGCGCACACATCCATGGTGTGCAACAGCCATGGGGAAGTTCTCTTCTTCTGCGAGGATGTCGGAAGGGCATGTTCTGTAGACAAGGTAGTTGGCAAGGCCCTGCTAAGCGGCGCGGACCTCTCACAGTGTGTGCTGGTGACCACCGGCCGGCTTGCATCCACAATGGTCTCAAAAGCAATTAACGCAGGATTCCCTCTTGTTGCAAGCAAGGGCGCCACTGTGCGCGAGGCTGTTGAGCTTGCGAAGGAGGCAGGGATCACGCTGGTAGCTTTTGTACGAAGGCCGAACATGTATGTGTATAGCAGTGAGCAGAGGATTGTTATTGAATGA
- a CDS encoding formylmethanofuran dehydrogenase, subunit B, translated as MVYKNIICPVCGGSCDDIQVELKDGKIDVQNACKMGNAKFQEVVSSHRIKKPTVRENGKVKEASWEEALDKAADILVNAKKPLFFLGSETSCEAQEVGLHIAEYLGGMADSNATICHGPTVMGIQEAGCVGATAGQAKNRADVIIYWGVNALESMPRHMSRYGVFPRGYWTKRGRFDRTIVTVDPRVTPTAAASDMHIQLNPNSDYELLSAMFTILNGKEPHHSVEEITGIPIAVMKQTVEMMKEAKYVGIFVGLGVSSSYGKHRNIEIALNMVKELNNYTKCNLGALRGHCNVAGFNQLASYLYGYPFGIDFTKGYPRYNPGETTTVDLLREKDVDAAFVMCGDLVNHIPADSAKYLANIPMICMDIAPCPTTTAADVVLPGVIDAMECDGTFYRLDNVPVHFEPFTESPFPETKSNEETLKMLFEKVKAKKQQA; from the coding sequence ATGGTCTATAAGAACATTATCTGCCCCGTCTGCGGAGGCTCATGTGACGATATCCAGGTGGAACTCAAGGACGGAAAGATAGACGTCCAGAACGCATGTAAGATGGGTAACGCCAAGTTCCAGGAAGTCGTGAGCTCACACCGGATTAAGAAACCAACAGTCAGAGAAAACGGCAAGGTAAAGGAAGCAAGCTGGGAGGAAGCACTTGATAAAGCAGCAGATATCCTGGTCAATGCAAAGAAGCCACTCTTCTTCCTTGGAAGCGAAACATCATGCGAAGCCCAGGAAGTTGGACTGCACATCGCCGAATATCTTGGCGGAATGGCAGACTCAAATGCAACCATCTGCCACGGGCCGACAGTCATGGGCATACAGGAAGCCGGCTGTGTAGGAGCCACTGCAGGTCAGGCAAAGAACAGGGCCGATGTTATCATCTACTGGGGAGTGAATGCACTCGAATCCATGCCGAGGCACATGTCAAGGTACGGTGTCTTCCCCAGAGGGTACTGGACAAAGAGAGGAAGATTCGACAGGACAATTGTCACGGTCGACCCAAGGGTCACGCCAACAGCTGCAGCTTCGGATATGCACATACAGCTTAACCCCAACAGTGACTACGAACTCCTGAGCGCTATGTTCACGATCCTCAACGGAAAGGAACCACACCACTCGGTCGAAGAGATAACAGGGATCCCTATCGCTGTGATGAAACAGACCGTTGAGATGATGAAAGAGGCAAAGTATGTCGGTATTTTCGTAGGACTTGGTGTTTCTTCATCATACGGAAAACACAGGAATATCGAGATCGCCCTGAACATGGTCAAGGAACTCAACAACTACACCAAGTGTAACCTTGGCGCCTTGAGAGGCCACTGTAACGTGGCAGGATTCAACCAGCTTGCTTCCTACCTCTACGGATACCCCTTCGGTATCGACTTCACAAAGGGATACCCAAGGTACAACCCCGGAGAGACCACTACCGTGGACCTGCTCAGGGAAAAGGACGTCGATGCTGCATTTGTGATGTGCGGAGACCTTGTCAATCACATACCTGCGGACAGTGCGAAGTATCTTGCAAATATACCAATGATATGTATGGATATCGCACCATGCCCCACAACAACAGCAGCCGACGTGGTTCTGCCCGGTGTCATCGATGCCATGGAATGTGATGGCACCTTCTACAGGCTGGACAACGTGCCGGTTCACTTCGAGCCGTTCACAGAGTCCCCGTTCCCTGAAACAAAGAGCAATGAAGAAACACTCAAGATGCTCTTTGAAAAAGTAAAGGCAAAGAAGCAGCAGGCATGA
- a CDS encoding formylmethanofuran dehydrogenase, subunit D yields MQALLNTGSTIEEGRLAKGGDKYSAAYTKECGVCWMCAQDYEALGRPEKVKVTTRDGKHSIAVYSKVTESVRCGHVFIPRSIWANIVVEPGTFSTGSPLYKGSPVTVAPTDEEVLSAEEVVLKLYMGGE; encoded by the coding sequence ATGCAAGCATTACTCAATACAGGAAGTACTATAGAAGAAGGCAGGCTTGCCAAGGGAGGCGACAAGTATTCTGCCGCCTACACTAAAGAATGTGGAGTCTGCTGGATGTGTGCCCAGGATTATGAAGCACTCGGGCGTCCTGAGAAAGTGAAGGTTACAACCAGGGATGGTAAACACTCCATAGCAGTCTATTCAAAAGTAACAGAGTCTGTTAGATGTGGTCATGTGTTCATCCCAAGGTCCATCTGGGCCAACATCGTGGTAGAACCAGGCACCTTCTCTACCGGCTCACCGCTTTACAAGGGAAGTCCCGTCACAGTTGCGCCTACAGATGAAGAGGTACTCAGCGCCGAGGAAGTTGTCCTGAAGCTGTACATGGGAGGCGAATAA
- a CDS encoding formylmethanofuran dehydrogenase, subunit C has translation MAEVILKPTGNFDLTVEAEVVTPDNFAGKSAQDIGKLLVWQGPKQFPISDFFEVRGNGGSSAQDTTIVIDGDVIRVKRIGEGMTAGKIQVKGSTGMHTGAAMIGGEILVEGNTDSWPGMEMKGGLLHITGNALDHVGSAYRGSWHGMTGGRIVIDGNAGNQVGGGMSGGEIIVGGNVDNFCGTRMNGGLIAVKGNAIRTVGAEMTGGTLVIGGTIDKFTPGFMQTAVESDLKFNDIECPGEYKKFAGDYAIPQKGKGVLYVSAQNNEDL, from the coding sequence ATGGCAGAAGTAATTCTTAAACCGACAGGTAACTTCGACCTGACAGTGGAGGCAGAAGTGGTCACACCCGACAACTTTGCCGGAAAGAGCGCGCAAGATATAGGAAAGTTACTTGTATGGCAGGGTCCGAAGCAATTCCCAATCTCAGACTTTTTTGAGGTCAGGGGTAATGGAGGAAGCTCCGCACAGGACACTACCATCGTCATCGACGGAGATGTCATCAGAGTAAAGCGCATAGGAGAAGGTATGACTGCCGGCAAGATCCAGGTAAAGGGTTCAACCGGTATGCACACAGGAGCCGCTATGATTGGCGGCGAGATCCTTGTGGAAGGAAACACCGACTCCTGGCCTGGAATGGAAATGAAAGGCGGCCTCCTACATATTACAGGGAACGCACTTGACCATGTCGGATCCGCATACCGCGGAAGCTGGCATGGTATGACCGGCGGGCGCATCGTCATTGATGGCAACGCAGGTAACCAGGTAGGCGGCGGCATGAGCGGAGGAGAGATCATCGTTGGCGGCAATGTCGATAACTTCTGCGGCACCCGTATGAACGGCGGCCTTATAGCTGTAAAGGGCAATGCCATCAGGACCGTGGGAGCAGAGATGACCGGTGGCACGCTCGTTATAGGAGGCACCATCGACAAGTTCACCCCGGGATTCATGCAGACAGCAGTGGAATCGGACCTCAAGTTCAATGACATTGAATGTCCGGGGGAATACAAAAAGTTCGCAGGGGATTACGCCATTCCGCAAAAGGGAAAGGGCGTGCTGTACGTATCCGCGCAGAACAACGAGGATCTGTGA
- the fmdA gene encoding molybdenum formylmethanofuran dehydrogenase subunit translates to MAGTIAIKNGHVFDPLNEIKGDRMDIYIRNGKVVTELSAAELKDAKEIDASGKTVMPGGVDSHSHVAGAKVNVGRMMRPEDHYKFYQKKTPLTHSGCGYSVPSVYLGGYEYSKMGYTTVFEAAVPPMEARHTHEEMRSTPMIDMGGYLVLGNNWFLMRYLKEGDIEKAAAYIAWMMRTHKTYGIKCVNPAGVENWGWGENVNSLDQANIHFEVTPEDIIKGLAELNEMLGFSMPVHLHANNLGHPGCWEITRDSLKIPKSVKAKPKDPNVEWAETKVNPKRHESVYLTHCQFNAFGGTSWRDFESGVKGITDYVNSHEHVVMDSGCVPFGDATVMTGDGPAIHDLYVLTGSKWSNTDVECECGSGVLPFTYLKSNPVHSVQWAMGLEVLLYVKDAWKSIMTTDSPNGGPFIKYPQVIAWLMSNKARQDTLNECHKWASDRAGLASETREMTLNEIAIVTRANAARTIGLSHSKGTLGIGADGDVAIYDINPAKLEVSDYESIIRAFENAAYTVKGGEVVCQKGEIVAIPEKKTYYTDITVNAEEEKKMIDDVKNWFKYYTIGFSNYPTPEKYLANPTPIKIDAEV, encoded by the coding sequence ATGGCTGGAACTATAGCAATCAAAAACGGTCATGTCTTCGATCCCCTCAATGAGATCAAAGGGGACAGAATGGACATTTATATCAGGAACGGGAAGGTCGTAACAGAACTCTCCGCAGCCGAGCTCAAGGATGCCAAGGAGATCGATGCATCCGGCAAGACAGTAATGCCCGGCGGAGTCGATTCCCACTCACATGTAGCAGGTGCCAAGGTCAACGTCGGCAGGATGATGAGGCCGGAGGACCACTACAAATTCTACCAGAAGAAGACACCACTTACGCACTCCGGATGCGGGTACAGTGTTCCTTCTGTATATCTTGGGGGATACGAGTACTCCAAGATGGGATATACAACTGTCTTTGAGGCAGCTGTCCCTCCGATGGAAGCCCGTCACACCCATGAGGAAATGCGCTCTACCCCTATGATCGATATGGGTGGATACCTGGTACTGGGCAACAACTGGTTCCTGATGAGATACCTGAAGGAAGGAGACATCGAAAAGGCTGCAGCTTATATTGCCTGGATGATGAGGACCCACAAGACCTATGGTATAAAGTGTGTCAATCCTGCCGGTGTTGAGAACTGGGGATGGGGAGAGAATGTTAATTCCCTTGACCAGGCGAACATTCACTTTGAGGTCACACCTGAAGATATCATCAAGGGTCTTGCAGAACTGAATGAGATGCTGGGCTTTTCAATGCCCGTGCACCTGCATGCAAACAATCTCGGGCACCCTGGCTGCTGGGAGATCACAAGGGACTCCCTCAAGATCCCAAAGAGTGTAAAAGCCAAACCCAAAGACCCCAATGTTGAATGGGCTGAGACAAAGGTAAATCCCAAACGGCACGAATCCGTGTACCTTACACACTGCCAGTTCAACGCTTTCGGCGGAACATCCTGGAGAGACTTCGAGTCCGGTGTTAAGGGAATCACTGACTATGTTAACAGCCATGAACATGTCGTAATGGACAGTGGCTGTGTCCCGTTCGGTGACGCCACAGTGATGACCGGCGACGGGCCTGCAATCCACGACCTTTACGTGCTTACCGGAAGCAAGTGGTCCAACACTGATGTCGAGTGTGAGTGCGGCTCAGGAGTACTGCCGTTCACCTACCTTAAGAGCAATCCCGTACACAGCGTACAGTGGGCAATGGGACTTGAGGTACTGCTCTACGTTAAGGATGCATGGAAGAGTATCATGACCACCGACAGCCCCAACGGCGGACCATTCATAAAGTACCCGCAGGTCATCGCCTGGCTTATGTCCAACAAGGCAAGACAGGATACCCTGAACGAGTGCCACAAGTGGGCAAGTGACAGGGCAGGCCTGGCCAGCGAGACCAGGGAAATGACACTCAACGAAATAGCTATCGTCACCCGTGCAAACGCTGCAAGAACCATAGGCCTTTCACACAGCAAGGGCACCCTCGGCATCGGAGCTGACGGGGATGTGGCCATTTACGACATCAACCCTGCAAAACTCGAGGTCAGCGATTATGAGAGCATTATCAGGGCTTTTGAGAATGCAGCATATACTGTAAAGGGCGGAGAAGTAGTGTGCCAGAAGGGAGAGATAGTAGCAATCCCTGAGAAGAAGACTTACTACACCGACATAACAGTGAATGCTGAAGAAGAAAAGAAAATGATAGATGACGTGAAGAACTGGTTCAAGTACTACACAATAGGTTTCAGCAACTACCCGACACCTGAGAAGTACCTTGCAAACCCGACCCCCATCAAGATAGATGCAGAGGTGTGA
- a CDS encoding formylmethanofuran dehydrogenase, subunit F — translation MACPKGSLVIGSVGAVARGLIDKDFLENRSELCILCGICAKTCPTGALELRQAGKAVNDKSYISVALKETTVDEEKCVHCGHCEQICPQACIEVKQWLADDGSARVEGETQIDNECCVHCGWCMEVCPVDAITVEKPFEGTWHRDEATCTACRTCVDTCPCNALFNPEWEAGERVDKVAQRPDVCIYCGACDVACPVNAITVIKTAIVPEVEKKALLEKKLLNKEAPRPTLTSELVTDEGACLGCGNCVIVCPVNATDADVGAGYLNEVDSKKLLEIRNGVVNVVDQELCGSCGACAMICPVDAIKLVVREV, via the coding sequence ATGGCATGTCCTAAAGGTTCATTGGTAATAGGCTCAGTGGGAGCCGTTGCCAGAGGGCTTATAGACAAGGATTTCCTGGAAAACAGATCAGAACTCTGCATTTTGTGCGGGATATGTGCCAAGACTTGCCCGACAGGCGCACTTGAACTGAGACAGGCCGGCAAAGCGGTAAATGACAAGAGTTACATTAGCGTGGCACTCAAAGAGACAACTGTGGACGAAGAAAAGTGTGTGCACTGTGGTCACTGTGAGCAGATCTGCCCGCAGGCCTGCATTGAGGTAAAGCAATGGCTCGCAGATGATGGCAGCGCACGTGTTGAGGGAGAGACACAAATCGATAATGAATGCTGTGTCCACTGTGGATGGTGCATGGAGGTATGTCCTGTAGATGCCATCACTGTTGAGAAACCATTCGAGGGTACCTGGCACAGGGACGAGGCTACATGTACTGCATGCAGGACCTGTGTGGATACCTGCCCATGCAATGCACTCTTCAATCCTGAATGGGAGGCCGGCGAGAGAGTTGATAAGGTTGCACAGCGCCCGGACGTATGTATCTATTGTGGCGCCTGTGATGTAGCCTGCCCCGTCAATGCAATTACAGTGATAAAGACAGCCATCGTTCCTGAAGTTGAGAAGAAGGCCCTCCTTGAGAAGAAACTGCTCAACAAGGAAGCACCAAGGCCGACACTTACATCAGAACTTGTTACGGATGAGGGAGCATGCCTGGGATGCGGTAACTGTGTCATCGTCTGCCCTGTAAACGCAACTGATGCGGACGTCGGTGCCGGCTACCTTAATGAGGTTGACAGCAAGAAGCTTCTTGAGATAAGAAACGGTGTTGTCAATGTGGTCGATCAGGAACTCTGCGGCTCCTGTGGTGCCTGCGCCATGATATGCCCGGTCGATGCAATTAAATTAGTAGTAAGGGAGGTATAA
- a CDS encoding shikimate kinase — MSCEGKAYSLGAGTVINAIATWKGAAFGIDLKTFAYVELSHNTDHIKGNIDGMPDGDTTLVEKCVSYVLDHFGLEMGGIVRTSSEVPLARGLKSSSAAANAAVLATLDAIGEEMEPLEAVRLGVRAAKDAGVTITGAFDDACASFFGGFVVTDNQRTELVKREEREADVLIFAPDRKAFSSGTNVARSKLIAPWVDIAYDLSLDGEYERAMTLNGFLYCSALGFDTELLMRALEAGVKGVTLSGTGPSYVALVDEASSHVLRDAWAECGVSGNVISTRINNSGASKL, encoded by the coding sequence ATGAGCTGTGAAGGAAAAGCATATTCACTTGGTGCAGGAACTGTCATCAATGCAATTGCGACTTGGAAAGGTGCAGCTTTTGGCATTGACCTGAAGACCTTTGCCTACGTGGAGCTCTCTCATAATACCGATCATATAAAAGGAAATATCGACGGGATGCCGGACGGTGATACCACTCTTGTTGAAAAATGTGTCAGTTATGTACTGGATCACTTCGGGCTTGAGATGGGTGGTATTGTCAGGACCAGCAGTGAAGTACCTCTTGCAAGGGGGCTCAAAAGCAGTAGTGCAGCCGCCAATGCAGCAGTGCTGGCAACGCTGGATGCCATCGGGGAGGAAATGGAACCTCTTGAGGCTGTAAGGCTTGGGGTCAGGGCTGCAAAGGATGCAGGCGTTACAATCACAGGAGCTTTTGATGATGCATGTGCCTCTTTTTTTGGAGGTTTCGTTGTTACTGACAACCAGAGAACAGAACTTGTCAAACGGGAAGAAAGAGAGGCTGATGTGCTCATCTTCGCGCCTGACAGGAAAGCTTTCAGCTCCGGTACGAACGTTGCGCGCTCAAAGCTAATAGCTCCATGGGTGGATATCGCTTATGATCTCTCTCTTGATGGGGAGTATGAAAGAGCCATGACGCTCAATGGTTTCCTTTACTGCAGTGCGCTGGGTTTTGATACTGAGCTCCTGATGCGTGCATTGGAGGCAGGTGTTAAGGGTGTAACGCTTTCAGGCACGGGCCCATCTTATGTCGCTCTTGTTGATGAGGCATCATCACATGTCCTGAGGGATGCCTGGGCAGAATGCGGGGTAAGCGGCAACGTGATAAGTACCAGGATCAATAATAGTGGTGCAAGTAAACTTTAG
- a CDS encoding chorismate mutase, with product MTTITEVREEIAGIDREIVELIHRRVSLAEKVLRAKQKECIQINDGTQNQVVLERATDAATERNLDTSSIKEIFQILIRMNIERQHELSGEGNLP from the coding sequence ATGACTACGATTACAGAAGTACGTGAGGAAATAGCCGGTATTGACCGCGAGATAGTTGAGCTTATCCATCGACGGGTCTCTCTTGCCGAGAAAGTCCTGAGGGCTAAACAGAAGGAATGTATCCAGATCAATGACGGCACCCAGAACCAGGTAGTACTGGAAAGAGCTACCGATGCTGCCACTGAACGCAATCTCGATACGTCCTCCATAAAAGAGATATTCCAAATTCTTATACGTATGAATATAGAACGCCAGCATGAACTAAGTGGTGAAGGAAATCTTCCTTAG
- a CDS encoding Phosphoribosylaminoimidazole carboxylase has protein sequence MVDIAVLMGSESDRAIAHRVSNVLDNSKYNYDVQVISAHRNPVELEEYIAQSDAKVFIAIAGLSAALPGVIASKTKKPVIGVPVSAKMMGLDALLSIAQMPPGVPVASVGVDNGANAAHLAIRILDLIP, from the coding sequence ATGGTAGACATAGCAGTACTAATGGGATCTGAATCAGACAGAGCCATCGCCCACAGGGTAAGCAATGTGCTTGACAATAGCAAATATAACTATGATGTGCAGGTCATATCCGCTCATCGTAATCCTGTCGAGCTTGAAGAATATATTGCTCAAAGCGATGCAAAGGTCTTCATCGCTATAGCAGGACTCTCTGCAGCTTTGCCGGGTGTCATTGCTTCCAAGACCAAGAAACCGGTAATAGGGGTTCCGGTTAGCGCAAAGATGATGGGCCTTGATGCATTGCTCTCAATAGCCCAGATGCCTCCGGGAGTTCCTGTGGCCAGCGTGGGTGTTGACAACGGTGCCAACGCAGCTCATCTTGCTATAAGGATACTGGACCTTATTCCTTAG
- a CDS encoding response regulator receiver, translating to MNIELLRAYLEDTYEVISADNGHVALEMVKSQRPDIILLDVMMPDINGYQVCEKLKLDPATQFIPVIMVTALSGRNDWINGIEAGADEFLTKPVNKLELQTRIHSLLRIKNLHADLMAEKNKLDLQNRIRSVLTQIIPTLLRTLPPEQKGIVIHQMIDMVVDAIMENTAPENNLAGYETVGDLCCQIINQLGANFEVDTCEDSKNCTIKGNLCPWGREEARSNPILCTISRGIFSRVANMRGDDLEVDVVETMGNGDECCLFEINRLD from the coding sequence ATGAATATAGAATTACTACGTGCTTATTTAGAAGACACATACGAAGTTATTTCCGCAGACAACGGACATGTAGCGCTGGAAATGGTTAAAAGCCAGCGACCTGATATTATCCTGCTTGATGTTATGATGCCCGATATAAACGGGTATCAGGTATGTGAAAAGCTGAAACTTGACCCTGCAACACAATTCATACCTGTTATAATGGTCACAGCACTTTCAGGAAGGAATGACTGGATCAACGGTATCGAAGCGGGAGCCGATGAGTTCCTGACAAAGCCCGTCAACAAGCTCGAACTCCAGACGAGGATACATTCCCTGTTAAGGATAAAGAACCTTCATGCAGACCTGATGGCTGAAAAGAACAAGCTTGACCTGCAGAACCGTATCCGTTCAGTACTTACACAGATCATTCCGACTCTTCTGAGAACACTGCCACCTGAGCAAAAGGGCATTGTCATTCACCAGATGATCGATATGGTAGTAGATGCCATTATGGAGAACACTGCTCCCGAGAATAATCTGGCAGGCTATGAAACGGTAGGAGACCTCTGCTGCCAGATAATAAATCAGCTCGGAGCTAACTTTGAGGTCGATACTTGCGAGGACAGCAAGAACTGCACAATAAAAGGCAATCTTTGCCCATGGGGCAGAGAGGAAGCCAGATCAAACCCCATCCTGTGCACGATCTCAAGAGGGATATTCTCAAGGGTCGCAAACATGAGGGGAGATGACCTGGAAGTTGATGTCGTTGAGACGATGGGAAACGGCGATGAGTGTTGCCTTTTTGAAATAAACAGGCTGGACTAA